A single Rattus norvegicus strain BN/NHsdMcwi chromosome 5, GRCr8, whole genome shotgun sequence DNA region contains:
- the Foxe3 gene encoding forkhead box protein E3, translated as MDAHVAFSGFPTLPSVSPSGPQPPSLAGDEPGREPEEVVGGGDSEPPAAPGPGRRRRRPLQRGKPPYSYIALIAMALAHAPGRRLTLAAIYRFITERFAFYRDSPRKWQNSIRHNLTLNDCFVKVPREPGNPGKGNYWTLDPAAADMFDNGSFLRRRKRFKRTELPAPPPPPFPYAPFPPAPAPAPAPPARLFRLDSLLGLQTEPPGPLAPEPPCCAAPDASFPPCAAAASPPLYSPAPERLGLPAPLPAEPLLALAGSAGALGPLGAGEAYLRQPGFPPGLERYL; from the coding sequence ATGGATGCGCACGTCGCTTTCTCCGGCTTTCCGACCCTGCCCTCGGTCTCGCCGTCGGGGCCGCAGCCTCCATCGCTGGCCGGAGACGAGCCCGGGCGCGAACCAGAGGAGGTGGTGGGCGGTGGGGACTCCGAGCCCCCGGCCGCGCCGGGCCCTGGGAGGCGACGTCGGCGGCCGCTACAGCGTGGGAAGCCGCCTTACTCGTACATCGCTCTTATCGCTATGGCCCTGGCGCACGCTCCGGGCCGTCGTCTCACGCTGGCAGCCATCTACCGCTTCATCACCGAGCGCTTCGCCTTCTACCGCGACAGCCCGCGCAAGTGGCAGAACAGCATCCGCCACAACCTCACCCTCAACGACTGCTTCGTCAAGGTGCCGCGCGAGCCGGGCAATCCGGGCAAGGGCAACTACTGGACGCTCGATCCCGCGGCCGCCGACATGTTCGACAACGGCAGCTTCCTGCGGCGCCGCAAGCGCTTTAAGCGCACCGAGCTGCCCGCGCCGCCGCCACCGCCCTTTCCCTACGCGCCCTTCCCGCCCGCACCTGCACCTGCGCCCGCACCGCCCGCGCGCCTCTTCCGCCTGGACAGCCTGCTGGGCTTGCAAACCGAGCCGCCAGGACCCTTGGCGCCCGAGCCGCCTTGCTGCGCCGCGCCCGACGCCTCCTTCCCGCCCTGCGCCGCCGCAGCCTCGCCGCCGCTCTACTCGCCCGCGCCCGAGCGCCTGGGGCTGCCCGCGCCGTTGCCGGCGGAGCCTCTCCTGGCCTTGGCAGGATCGGCTGGCGCGCTGGGGCCACTCGGCGCCGGAGAAGCCTACCTGAGACAGCCGGGCTTCCCGCCCGGGCTGGAGCGCTACCTGTGA